A genomic window from Halomonas sp. LR3S48 includes:
- the fur gene encoding ferric iron uptake transcriptional regulator, whose protein sequence is MADQNHELRKAGLKVTLPRVKILQILENATGQHHLSAEDVYKTLLEAGEDVGLATVYRVLTQFESAGLVIRHNFDGGHAVFEISQEEHHDHMVCLDSGEIIEFFDETIERRQREIAEEHGFELVDHALVLYVRPRGSNTTRQDGSTRK, encoded by the coding sequence ATGGCCGACCAGAACCATGAACTGCGCAAGGCGGGCCTCAAGGTCACCTTGCCCCGAGTGAAGATCCTGCAGATCCTCGAGAATGCCACGGGTCAGCACCACCTGAGCGCCGAGGATGTCTACAAGACCCTGCTGGAAGCCGGGGAGGACGTTGGCTTGGCCACCGTCTATCGCGTGCTGACCCAGTTCGAGTCGGCAGGCCTGGTGATCCGCCACAACTTCGATGGCGGCCATGCCGTGTTCGAGATCTCCCAGGAGGAGCACCACGACCACATGGTGTGCCTCGACAGCGGCGAGATCATCGAATTCTTCGACGAGACCATCGAGCGCCGCCAGCGGGAGATCGCCGAGGAGCACGGCTTCGAGCTCGTCGATCATGCCTTGGTGCTCTACGTGCGTCCGCGCGGTTCCAATACCACGCGTCAGGACGGTTCGACTCGCAAGTAA
- a CDS encoding outer membrane protein assembly factor BamE, translated as MQKLIKTLPLVIALTVVSGCVYKRDLPQGNYITEGMVQQLQPGLSRAQVVDLLGRPLLEAPFDANQWDYVFRLDEAYGGVQQRRLTLTFDGERLVNIQQEGNFAEDIELRAQDDIGPAAEGSDPAGMMPQSQPEAVPERAPDAGGTLPQGGEPASTEPLVR; from the coding sequence ATGCAAAAGCTGATCAAAACCCTCCCCCTCGTCATCGCCCTGACCGTGGTCAGCGGCTGTGTCTACAAGCGTGACCTCCCCCAGGGCAACTACATCACCGAGGGCATGGTCCAGCAGCTCCAGCCCGGCTTGAGCCGCGCCCAGGTCGTCGACCTGCTGGGCAGGCCGCTGCTGGAAGCGCCCTTCGATGCCAATCAGTGGGATTACGTGTTCCGCCTCGACGAGGCCTACGGCGGCGTGCAGCAGCGGCGGCTGACGCTGACCTTCGACGGCGAGCGTCTGGTCAACATCCAGCAGGAAGGTAATTTCGCCGAGGACATCGAACTGCGCGCGCAGGACGACATCGGCCCGGCGGCCGAGGGTTCCGACCCCGCCGGCATGATGCCCCAGAGCCAGCCCGAAGCGGTACCGGAGCGTGCGCCTGACGCCGGCGGCACGTTGCCGCAAGGCGGCGAGCCGGCGTCGACCGAACCGCTCGTTCGCTAG
- a CDS encoding RnfH family protein has protein sequence MELAVEVAFALPDKQRIVALEVPVGTTARQAVALAELDRLFPEVPAATFAEADLGIFGKLLRDPDDHRLRDGDRVEVYRPLEIDPKAERARRAERAGR, from the coding sequence ATGGAGCTCGCGGTGGAAGTTGCCTTTGCCCTGCCGGACAAGCAGCGCATCGTCGCGCTCGAGGTACCGGTGGGTACCACGGCGCGACAAGCCGTCGCCCTGGCCGAGCTGGACAGGCTGTTCCCCGAAGTTCCAGCCGCGACTTTTGCCGAGGCGGACCTGGGCATCTTCGGCAAGCTGCTGCGCGACCCCGATGACCACCGCCTGCGCGACGGCGACCGGGTCGAGGTCTATCGTCCGCTCGAAATCGACCCCAAGGCGGAACGAGCCCGGCGCGCAGAGCGTGCCGGGCGCTAG
- a CDS encoding type II toxin-antitoxin system RatA family toxin encodes MPMVNRSALVRHTPRDMFELVNDFERYPEFLPGCRRARLLERDESHLIGEMTLGRAGLEQSFTTRNDLIEPERIEMSLVSGPFKRLRGRWLFLPMGEGACKVCLELEFEFANRLLGMAFGKLFQQVAGQLVDSFTRRADELYGR; translated from the coding sequence ATGCCAATGGTCAATCGGTCCGCCCTGGTGCGGCACACCCCTCGGGACATGTTCGAACTGGTCAATGACTTCGAGCGCTATCCGGAGTTCCTGCCGGGCTGTCGGCGGGCGCGGCTGCTCGAGCGCGACGAGTCGCACCTGATCGGTGAGATGACCCTGGGCCGGGCGGGTCTCGAGCAGAGCTTCACCACTCGCAACGACCTGATCGAACCCGAGCGCATCGAGATGTCGCTGGTCAGCGGTCCTTTCAAGCGCCTGCGTGGGCGCTGGCTGTTCCTGCCGATGGGCGAAGGCGCCTGCAAGGTGTGCCTGGAGCTGGAGTTCGAATTTGCCAACCGCCTGCTGGGCATGGCTTTCGGCAAGTTGTTCCAGCAGGTGGCCGGCCAACTGGTCGACTCCTTCACACGGCGCGCCGACGAGCTGTACGGGCGCTGA